One Stenotrophomonas maltophilia DNA window includes the following coding sequences:
- a CDS encoding cytochrome P450 — protein MQGMSNEGSAIAAERLAARVEREGPVLKLETGGIGVFCPELAGKVDKENSEHLFVVESLADLFRRHERVRWTEVRSLIATRSAELTGAQTLEALQSRMRQAMDALCGSELDATPAVWKVMAHPLVPLVIDGLDARGNAAIERALHLRYTTQVEQVIHRRHLLRNFLIGRGESRAIAAELKRRVRSGRSALDYAQSLLTLRERIGLDKVTYLVTVQLIAISGVPGMMAACLLLAMQMHPQWRQRIEEEFAPLSDAEIHALPMARIPCTMRFLKEVMRLYSTPFNNRRVAACDLQVEGQAIAEGTVFELSSFIQHRSAKYWDDPLQFDPDRWLPERRKRTAGIYVPYGFPTRSCVGSAVGNAQLVLLCALLAREFRFTPSADYRPEVRMEGFAIPAALHGTFSRRTAAA, from the coding sequence ATGCAAGGAATGTCGAATGAAGGCAGCGCCATTGCTGCCGAGCGCCTGGCTGCGCGCGTGGAGCGCGAAGGACCGGTGCTGAAACTGGAAACTGGCGGTATCGGGGTGTTCTGCCCGGAGTTGGCCGGCAAGGTCGACAAGGAGAATTCCGAGCACCTGTTCGTGGTCGAGTCGCTGGCCGACCTGTTCCGCCGGCACGAACGCGTGCGCTGGACCGAAGTACGCAGCCTGATCGCCACCCGCAGTGCCGAGCTCACCGGAGCGCAGACCCTGGAGGCGCTGCAGTCGCGCATGCGGCAGGCAATGGACGCCTTGTGCGGGAGCGAGCTGGATGCCACGCCAGCTGTGTGGAAGGTGATGGCACATCCGCTGGTGCCGCTGGTGATCGACGGGCTCGACGCGCGCGGCAACGCGGCCATCGAACGTGCCCTGCATCTGCGCTACACCACCCAGGTCGAGCAGGTCATCCATCGGCGCCATCTGTTGCGGAACTTCCTTATCGGTCGTGGCGAATCGCGGGCGATTGCAGCCGAGCTCAAGCGCAGGGTCCGCAGCGGACGTTCGGCGCTGGACTACGCGCAGTCATTGCTGACCCTGCGCGAGCGCATCGGCCTGGACAAGGTCACCTACCTGGTCACCGTGCAGCTGATCGCCATTTCCGGCGTGCCGGGCATGATGGCCGCCTGTCTGCTGCTGGCGATGCAGATGCATCCACAATGGCGCCAGCGCATCGAGGAGGAATTCGCGCCACTCTCGGATGCGGAGATCCACGCGCTGCCGATGGCCAGGATTCCCTGCACCATGCGTTTCCTGAAGGAAGTGATGCGGTTGTACTCCACGCCCTTCAACAACCGGCGCGTGGCCGCCTGCGATCTGCAGGTGGAAGGGCAGGCTATTGCCGAAGGCACCGTGTTCGAGTTGAGCTCGTTCATCCAGCATCGCTCGGCGAAGTACTGGGATGACCCGTTGCAGTTCGATCCCGATCGCTGGCTGCCCGAGCGGCGCAAGCGCACCGCCGGCATCTATGTGCCTTATGGCTTCCCCACGCGCTCCTGCGTTGGATCGGCGGTGGGCAACGCGCAACTGGTACTGCTGTGTGCGCTGCTGGCACGCGAGTTCCGTTTCACCCCCAGCGCCGACTACCGGCCCGAGGTGCGCATGGAGGGCTTCGCGATTCCGGCGGCGCTGCATGGCACGTTCTCGCGTCGCACGGCGGCTGCCTGA